A genomic stretch from Halorhodospira halophila SL1 includes:
- a CDS encoding adenosylcobinamide-GDP ribazoletransferase translates to MTALRPLLIAITFLTRLPVPSLGRIDDEQTGASLVAYPLVGAIIGTLLILVAFATSPLPALLTAALVVVLWASLTGALHLDGLADTADAWVGGLGQRERTLEIMKDPSCGPIGVTAIIAVLLLKVAAVAALLDAGSVLAIATAAVVGRAGLTLLFLTTPYVRPGGIGEALSHFGPPGASLGSAAVVTALAALLTGWAGLAAVAAGAVTLVLAQHAMSRRIGGTTGDTAGATVELTETAALLGAAAVAASL, encoded by the coding sequence ATGACCGCCTTGCGACCGCTGCTGATCGCCATCACCTTTCTCACGCGCCTGCCAGTGCCCTCGCTCGGCCGTATCGACGACGAACAGACCGGTGCCTCGCTGGTCGCCTACCCGCTGGTCGGCGCGATCATCGGCACGCTGCTCATCCTGGTGGCCTTCGCCACCAGCCCCCTGCCCGCGCTGCTCACCGCTGCCCTGGTGGTGGTGCTCTGGGCGTCGCTCACCGGGGCCCTGCACCTGGACGGCCTGGCGGATACCGCAGACGCCTGGGTTGGCGGGCTGGGGCAGCGCGAGCGCACCCTGGAGATCATGAAGGATCCCTCCTGCGGACCGATCGGGGTCACCGCGATCATCGCCGTGCTGTTGCTCAAAGTGGCCGCGGTAGCGGCCCTGCTCGATGCCGGCAGCGTGCTGGCCATCGCCACGGCAGCGGTGGTCGGCCGCGCCGGACTGACCCTACTCTTCCTGACCACCCCTTACGTCCGGCCCGGCGGCATCGGCGAGGCCCTGTCGCACTTCGGGCCGCCGGGGGCCTCACTGGGCAGCGCGGCAGTGGTCACCGCCCTGGCCGCCCTGCTCACCGGCTGGGCCGGGCTGGCCGCCGTAGCCGCCGGAGCCGTGACCCTGGTCCTGGCACAGCACGCCATGTCACGGCGGATCGGGGGGACCACCGGCGACACCGCCGGCGCCACCGTCGAGCTCACCGAGACCGCAGCACTGCTCGGTGCCGCCGCCGTCGCGGCGAGCCTCTAG
- a CDS encoding Gfo/Idh/MocA family protein: MATTEAARAATPRVAVIGAGGWGRNLVRNLQELGALHAVVEVDPDNLREVEAICPGVPTYTDTTEALADPQLDAVAIATPVITHYQVVRQALEADKDVFVEKPLTSDRDQAWQLVELAEQRGRLLMVGHLLLFQPAIQWLRDDLAAGRIGTIRSIHQERLGLGRARDHENALWCLGTHDVAVQRFLLSGRTPDQMQVSGQCVLQPGIEDDVYLHLGYGGGLQSHLHCSWLWPEKRRNLVIIGSEGMVVYDEIHQVVTHHRKGIDPGLNNVDDGAETIYQGHGQPLRLELEHFLDCLRHGEPCQSDGRFAAGIVDLLDEATKRLRNA; encoded by the coding sequence ATGGCCACCACTGAAGCCGCCCGGGCCGCCACCCCGCGAGTTGCCGTCATTGGCGCCGGCGGCTGGGGCCGCAACCTGGTCCGCAACCTCCAAGAGCTCGGCGCGCTCCACGCGGTGGTCGAGGTCGACCCGGACAACCTGCGCGAGGTCGAGGCCATCTGCCCGGGCGTGCCCACCTACACCGACACTACCGAGGCCCTGGCCGACCCGCAGCTGGATGCCGTCGCCATCGCCACCCCGGTCATTACCCACTACCAGGTCGTCCGCCAGGCCCTCGAGGCCGATAAGGACGTCTTCGTCGAGAAACCTCTCACCTCGGACCGCGACCAGGCGTGGCAACTGGTCGAACTGGCCGAGCAACGCGGCCGCCTGCTTATGGTCGGCCACCTCCTGCTGTTCCAGCCCGCCATCCAGTGGCTGCGGGACGATCTCGCCGCCGGCCGGATCGGGACGATCCGCAGCATCCACCAGGAGCGGCTGGGGCTGGGCCGGGCACGTGATCACGAAAATGCCCTGTGGTGCCTGGGCACCCACGACGTGGCCGTACAGCGCTTCCTGCTCTCGGGGCGCACCCCCGATCAGATGCAGGTCAGTGGCCAATGCGTCCTGCAGCCGGGCATCGAGGACGATGTCTATCTCCACCTGGGTTACGGCGGCGGCCTGCAGAGCCACCTGCACTGCTCCTGGCTGTGGCCGGAGAAGCGGCGCAACCTGGTCATCATCGGCAGCGAGGGCATGGTGGTCTACGACGAGATTCATCAGGTGGTCACCCACCACCGCAAGGGCATCGATCCCGGCCTGAACAACGTCGATGACGGCGCGGAGACGATCTACCAGGGCCATGGCCAGCCCCTTCGGCTGGAACTGGAGCACTTCCTCGATTGCCTGCGCCACGGCGAACCGTGCCAGTCGGATGGCCGCTTCGCCGCCGGCATTGTCGACCTGCTGGACGAAGCCACCAAGCGCCTGAGAAACGCCTAG
- the cobT gene encoding nicotinate-nucleotide--dimethylbenzimidazole phosphoribosyltransferase — translation MNQPEWLDESIPEAHPQYAEQAQARQDQLTKPPGSLGRLEEIAIQLAGLQQTAHPVVDPVQITLFAGDHGIAKDGVSAFDPVVTLQMMENFSNGGAAICVMSEEIGAELEVVDVGTRWQGAVPRAVRDERIAPGTANMRRQPAMTDEQFGAALTSGARAVDRAIEKNGTRVFIAGEMGIANTTAAAAVVGALLNKAAPGLVGPGTGHDASGVRRKAQAVDDTLALHRDQLGGAAALAAPWEAGRRVGGLELAAMTGAYIRCAQRGVVIVLDGFISGAAALLAERLRPGCRGWMILGHNSAEPGHHRIVAALGGRPLLEFNMRLGEGSGAATAVPLMRMACAIHNRMATFAEAGVTPEGQG, via the coding sequence GTGAACCAACCGGAGTGGCTCGACGAATCGATCCCAGAAGCCCATCCGCAATACGCCGAGCAAGCCCAGGCGCGCCAGGATCAACTAACTAAGCCGCCGGGATCGCTCGGCCGGCTGGAAGAGATCGCGATCCAGCTCGCCGGGCTGCAGCAGACCGCGCACCCGGTCGTCGACCCCGTCCAGATCACGCTGTTCGCCGGCGATCACGGCATCGCCAAGGACGGCGTCTCAGCCTTCGACCCGGTGGTGACCCTGCAGATGATGGAGAACTTCTCCAACGGCGGCGCCGCCATCTGTGTCATGAGTGAGGAGATCGGCGCCGAACTCGAGGTCGTCGACGTCGGCACCCGCTGGCAGGGTGCCGTGCCCCGCGCCGTGCGCGACGAGCGCATCGCCCCCGGCACTGCCAACATGCGCCGGCAGCCGGCGATGACCGATGAGCAGTTCGGCGCGGCCCTCACCTCCGGCGCGCGGGCCGTCGACCGAGCCATCGAGAAGAATGGCACCCGGGTCTTCATCGCCGGCGAGATGGGTATAGCCAACACCACCGCCGCTGCCGCGGTGGTCGGCGCCCTGCTCAACAAGGCAGCACCGGGACTGGTCGGGCCGGGTACCGGCCACGACGCGTCCGGGGTGCGCCGCAAGGCCCAGGCTGTGGATGACACCCTGGCCCTGCACCGCGACCAACTCGGCGGCGCCGCCGCCCTGGCCGCTCCCTGGGAGGCCGGCCGGCGCGTCGGTGGCCTGGAACTGGCCGCTATGACCGGGGCCTACATCCGCTGCGCCCAGCGCGGCGTGGTGATCGTCCTCGACGGCTTCATCAGCGGCGCGGCCGCCCTGCTGGCCGAGCGGCTCCGCCCGGGCTGCCGCGGCTGGATGATCCTCGGCCACAACTCGGCTGAGCCCGGGCATCACCGCATCGTCGCAGCCCTTGGCGGGCGCCCCCTGCTCGAGTTCAACATGCGCCTGGGTGAAGGCAGCGGCGCCGCAACCGCAGTGCCGCTGATGCGCATGGCCTGCGCCATCCATAACCGCATGGCCACCTTCGCGGAGGCCGGCGTCACCCCGGAGGGCCAAGGGTGA
- a CDS encoding histidine phosphatase family protein: MRPPIEGQETWIDLIRHGEPEGGRRYRGTQDDPLSERGWAQMRAAPLEPGSLTRVVCSPLRRCREFAEHYAAEQGLALQVEEGFREIGFGDWEGLTPAELYEQDPQGQARFWADPMNYTPPNAEPMADFQRRVTEAWQRVLVEHPGEHLLLVGHGGLIRVVLSHLLELPLRGFNRLYVPYASVSRVRVEPGTEPTLYFHNRATSAEGER, encoded by the coding sequence GTGAGACCCCCCATCGAAGGCCAAGAGACCTGGATCGACCTGATCCGCCACGGCGAACCGGAGGGGGGCCGCCGCTACCGGGGCACCCAGGACGACCCGCTCAGTGAGCGCGGTTGGGCGCAGATGCGCGCCGCCCCGCTGGAGCCCGGATCGCTGACCCGGGTGGTCTGCTCACCGCTGCGCCGCTGCCGCGAGTTCGCCGAGCATTACGCCGCCGAGCAGGGCCTGGCGCTGCAGGTCGAGGAGGGCTTCCGCGAGATCGGCTTCGGCGACTGGGAAGGCCTGACCCCGGCCGAGCTCTACGAGCAGGATCCCCAGGGGCAGGCCCGCTTCTGGGCCGACCCAATGAACTACACCCCCCCCAACGCCGAGCCCATGGCGGACTTCCAGCGCCGGGTCACCGAGGCCTGGCAGCGGGTGCTGGTGGAACACCCCGGTGAGCACCTGCTGCTGGTCGGGCACGGCGGGCTGATCCGTGTGGTGCTCTCGCACTTGCTGGAGCTGCCGCTGCGCGGTTTCAACCGCCTGTACGTCCCGTACGCCTCGGTCAGCCGGGTGCGCGTCGAGCCCGGCACCGAGCCGACCCTCTACTTCCACAACCGCGCAACCTCAGCGGAGGGTGAGCGATGA
- the cobD gene encoding threonine-phosphate decarboxylase CobD, with protein sequence MAEQHPLPRMEEHGGNLDQATARFGLPREGWVDLSTGINPTPFPLTPAPDAAWHRLPEADDLEARAAEHYRAGNNAALALPGSQAAISLLPALEPPGYVAIPAPEYAEHARAWQRWGHRVERLTADCIAAGPPRRLPWQTMVLSHPNNPTGTRHSAATLLAWCDALAAEGGQLIVDEAFCDAEPETSLAPSAGRPGLVLLRSLGKFYGLAGARVGFLLGPQALRQRLADLLGPWPVAGPARHAARQALADSAWQDRQRHVLAASSERLDHLLTRAGLAPTGGTALFRWTPCHDARQRQAELARAGIWVRAFDAPAGLRFGLPGPESDWQRLAAALGCPPGD encoded by the coding sequence ATGGCCGAACAGCACCCCCTGCCCCGCATGGAGGAGCACGGCGGCAATCTTGATCAGGCAACAGCCCGCTTCGGGCTGCCCCGGGAGGGCTGGGTGGACCTCTCGACCGGGATCAATCCGACCCCCTTCCCGCTGACCCCTGCGCCCGACGCGGCGTGGCACCGGCTGCCAGAGGCCGACGACCTGGAAGCGCGGGCGGCTGAACACTATCGGGCCGGAAACAACGCCGCCCTCGCCCTGCCCGGCTCCCAGGCAGCCATCAGCCTGCTCCCGGCGCTCGAACCCCCGGGATACGTAGCCATCCCCGCCCCGGAGTACGCCGAACATGCGCGGGCCTGGCAGCGCTGGGGCCACCGGGTCGAGCGGCTCACCGCCGACTGCATCGCCGCCGGACCGCCCCGGCGGCTGCCCTGGCAGACGATGGTATTGAGCCACCCGAACAACCCCACCGGAACCCGCCATTCGGCTGCCACTCTACTGGCCTGGTGCGATGCGCTGGCGGCCGAGGGCGGGCAGCTGATTGTCGACGAGGCTTTCTGCGACGCCGAACCGGAGACCTCCCTAGCGCCGTCCGCCGGGCGCCCGGGCCTGGTGCTCCTGCGCTCGCTGGGCAAGTTCTATGGCCTGGCCGGCGCCCGGGTCGGATTCCTGCTGGGCCCGCAGGCGCTCCGCCAGCGGTTGGCCGACCTCCTCGGCCCGTGGCCGGTGGCGGGTCCGGCACGCCACGCCGCCCGCCAGGCGCTGGCAGACAGCGCCTGGCAAGACCGCCAGCGGCACGTCTTGGCGGCGTCGAGTGAACGGCTGGACCACCTGCTGACCCGGGCCGGACTCGCCCCGACCGGCGGCACGGCGCTATTCCGCTGGACCCCCTGCCACGACGCCCGCCAACGCCAGGCGGAACTGGCCCGTGCCGGCATTTGGGTACGCGCCTTCGATGCGCCAGCGGGGCTACGCTTCGGCCTGCCGGGACCGGAATCCGACTGGCAGCGCCTGGCCGCGGCCCTGGGGTGCCCGCCAGGGGACTGA
- the cbiB gene encoding adenosylcobinamide-phosphate synthase CbiB — protein MPFPALLIGAWLLDRVLGEPRAGHPLNGFARIAGWLERLLNRNNLPAAERRKAGMLAVGILVGPAVLLTTLFTLGPLGWVVELGLLYLCLGGRSLREHALGVAQPLARGDLAGARAAVARIVSRDAQAMDAEDTARATTESTLENGNDAVFATLFWFLVAGAPGAVAHRLVNTLDALWGYRTPRFTDFGYAAARLDDLLGWIPARLTALTYALAGLRPQAVWSAVRAQAPQWPGSNPGVVLAAGAAALDTTLGGPAVYTEGVRHRPTLGTGQPADADTIERSVALVERGVLIWIAAAIALWAPSPLIP, from the coding sequence GTGCCCTTCCCGGCCCTGCTGATCGGCGCATGGCTCCTCGACCGGGTCCTGGGCGAGCCGCGTGCCGGTCATCCGCTGAACGGCTTCGCCCGGATTGCCGGCTGGCTGGAGCGGCTGCTCAACCGTAATAACCTGCCCGCAGCAGAACGTCGCAAGGCCGGCATGCTGGCGGTGGGCATCCTCGTCGGCCCGGCGGTGCTCCTCACCACCCTGTTCACCCTAGGCCCCTTGGGCTGGGTGGTGGAGCTGGGCCTGCTCTACCTCTGCCTGGGCGGTCGCAGCCTGCGCGAGCACGCCCTGGGGGTGGCCCAACCGCTGGCCCGGGGCGACCTGGCCGGAGCCCGGGCGGCGGTGGCCCGGATCGTCAGCCGGGATGCCCAGGCCATGGACGCCGAAGACACCGCCCGCGCCACCACCGAATCGACGCTGGAGAACGGCAACGACGCGGTCTTTGCCACCCTCTTCTGGTTCCTGGTTGCCGGCGCACCGGGGGCGGTAGCACACCGCCTGGTCAACACCCTGGATGCACTGTGGGGCTACCGGACGCCGCGCTTCACCGACTTCGGTTACGCCGCCGCGCGCCTGGACGACCTGCTGGGGTGGATCCCGGCACGGCTGACCGCGCTCACCTACGCGCTGGCAGGCCTGCGCCCGCAAGCCGTCTGGTCGGCGGTGCGGGCACAGGCCCCGCAGTGGCCGGGCAGCAACCCCGGAGTGGTCCTGGCCGCCGGGGCCGCCGCCCTGGATACCACGCTGGGCGGTCCGGCCGTCTACACTGAAGGCGTCCGCCATCGCCCCACCTTGGGCACGGGCCAACCGGCCGACGCGGACACCATCGAGCGCTCCGTGGCCCTTGTGGAGCGGGGTGTCCTGATCTGGATCGCCGCGGCCATCGCCCTCTGGGCGCCGTCGCCGCTGATACCGTAG
- the cobU gene encoding bifunctional adenosylcobinamide kinase/adenosylcobinamide-phosphate guanylyltransferase codes for MRELILGGVRSGKSRHAEQRASALSDDVVYIATAQSRDDRGMAERIAAHRARRPAHWRTVEAPLDLAEAIHAHDASGRVLLVDCLTLWLTNRLVAEDQAAGPPPSHETLEQARSDLVGAVSAAHGHLLLVSNETGLGVMPMNALARRFCDEAGALHQQMAECCERVTWTVAGLAQPLK; via the coding sequence ATGCGGGAGCTCATCCTGGGCGGCGTCCGGTCGGGCAAGAGCCGTCATGCCGAACAGCGTGCCAGCGCGCTCAGCGACGACGTCGTCTATATCGCCACGGCCCAGTCCCGGGACGACCGGGGCATGGCGGAGCGCATCGCCGCGCACCGCGCCCGTCGCCCGGCGCACTGGCGAACGGTTGAGGCCCCGTTGGACCTGGCCGAGGCCATCCATGCGCACGACGCCTCCGGGCGTGTGCTCTTGGTCGACTGCCTCACCTTGTGGCTGACCAATCGACTCGTGGCCGAGGACCAGGCGGCCGGCCCGCCCCCCTCCCACGAAACGCTCGAACAGGCCCGGAGCGATCTGGTCGGCGCTGTTTCGGCAGCGCACGGGCACCTGCTTCTGGTCAGCAATGAAACCGGCCTGGGCGTCATGCCGATGAATGCCCTGGCGCGGCGCTTTTGCGACGAGGCCGGAGCGCTGCACCAACAGATGGCCGAATGCTGCGAGCGAGTGACCTGGACTGTCGCCGGTCTCGCACAGCCCTTGAAATGA